TTAGTTGACGTTGCCCAAAAGCAACAAGTACCGCTGACGCTGCGGATGCAGCCAGGGTATGACCATAGCTATTTCTTTATTCAAACTTTTATTGGCGAGCACTTAGAATTTCACGCAGCTCGTTTGCTCGCTGAAGATTAACCATCTTGAGATAAAGTAGGACGATATATCGGCAAAACACCTCGTTGATATATCGTTTTTATTTCTATTGATTGTTCGCCAAACTGTTTATCGTTCCAACTTACCTTCAACTCGACTAACTTAAGATGAGCGTTCATCAAAGGGCTGACTCGCCAGTTCATCGTGTAAGTATCCACGACTGAATGGCCCGAATGTAACCGTTCATCAAACCATGTTTCTGAATAACTTTGCCGTTGCCACTCAGACAACTGTTCGTGAGCAACTTGGTACGCCTGCTGCTTAACCAGTGCCGCATCCTGATGTTGCAACAAATAAAGATGACTCTTCATTAAGCCCAGCACACTAAGTGAAATGAGCAACATCGTCACTAATACTTCGATTAGTCCTATTCCTTGATGGCGTTTAATATTCATAAAAGCCACCTTGGATTTGATACGCGATATCATTATGCCAATGTATCTGCTGCTCAACACGATAGTGTCCAACCAGACTTTCAAGTTGGCTATCTTGCCAATGTAACGACCCCTCTAGACCATATGATTGGCACACATCCAAATTGAAGTTTCTCCCCTGCTGCTTCAAGCCCTCTTTAGCACAGTTGACCATTCCTAAAGCCTGCCAGCGAGAATTCATCAATTGACCATAATTTTTAGCCTGCTTTAAGTGAAACAATTGCGTTTGGTAAGCCGTTGCAGTCAGAGCAAGTAATGCCATTAAAAGCAGGCTCACCACCAAAAGTAATGCTGCGCCACTCTGTTTCGATAAATATCCGGTCCTTGCTACCACGACCTTACCCCTTCTGGCGTAACAAAATATCCGTTCGTCACCCATTGGCTCCAATGGTTTGAAAACGCTATGTCAGGGTGTGACGTCAATGATGCTCGGTAATTAACTGTTATCGATTGACGAATCTCCATGCCTTGAGAAATAGCCTGACTATCGACGACAAA
This DNA window, taken from Vibrio nitrifigilis, encodes the following:
- a CDS encoding type IV pilus modification PilV family protein, with amino-acid sequence MNIKRHQGIGLIEVLVTMLLISLSVLGLMKSHLYLLQHQDAALVKQQAYQVAHEQLSEWQRQSYSETWFDERLHSGHSVVDTYTMNWRVSPLMNAHLKLVELKVSWNDKQFGEQSIEIKTIYQRGVLPIYRPTLSQDG